The following proteins are co-located in the Tripterygium wilfordii isolate XIE 37 chromosome 2, ASM1340144v1, whole genome shotgun sequence genome:
- the LOC120008641 gene encoding uridylate kinase, whose translation MTISTSFSSLNLISSTSLLSFNPIKTHKPRLTMNGFDGRLVINCSTSSSSASPEMGSPFDPANVRNSQISSMAPFGMTMNEAAAPKQSYKWRRILLKVSGEALAGDHMQNIDPKITMSIAREVASVTRLGIEVAIVVGGGNIFRGSSWAGSSGLDRSSADYIGMLATVMNAIFLQATMESIGIPTRVQTAFRMSEVAEPYIRRRAVRHLEKGRVVIFAAGTGNPFFTTDTAAALRCAEINAEVVLKATNVDGVYDDDPKRNPDARLLETLTYQDVTSEDLSVMDMTAITLCQENNIPVVVFNLNKPGNISKAIKGERVGTYIGGAGTSAPART comes from the exons ATGACAATCTCTACTTCCTTCAGTTCTCTTAATTTAATCTCTTCTACATCTCTGTTATCTTTCAATCCTATCAAGACCCATAAACCACGCTTGACGATGAATGGCTTCGACGGACGGTTGGTGATTAACTGCTCTACGTCCTCGTCTTCTGCTTCACCTGAGATGGGTTCTCCTTTTGACCCTGCGAACGTCAG GAATTCTCAAATTTCTTCTATGGCTCCCTTTGGAATGACAATGAATGAAGCTGCGGCGCCTAAACAATCATATAAATGGCGAAGGATATTGCTTAAAGTAAGTGGAGAAGCACTTGCCGGAGATCACATGCAAAATATTGACCCAAAG ATCACGATGTCCATTGCAAGGGAGGTTGCGTCAGTGACTCGCCTTGGAATTGAG GTTGCAATTGTTGTTGGAGGGGGAAATATCTTCCGTGGATCCTCCTGGGCAGGAAGTAGTGGCCTTGATCGCTCATCTGCTGATTACATAGG GATGCTGGCAACAGTAATGAATGCTATTTTCCTTCAAGCAACAATGGAAAGCATTGGCATTCCCACCAGGGTTCAAACTGCTTTTCGCATGTCCGAGGTTGCAGAACCATATATACGTCGGAGGGCCGTGAGGCATTTGGAGAAAGGAAGAGTTGTGATTTTTGCAGCTGGAACTGGAAATCCATTCTTTACCACTGATACTGCTGCTGCCCTTCGTTGTGCAGAAA tTAATGCAGAAGTGGTCTTGAAAGCTACAAATGTTGATGGGGTTTATGATGATGATCCCAAGCGTAACCCAGATGCTCGTCTTCTTGAAACTCTAACTTACCAGGATGTAACTTCAGAAGATCTTTCTGTAATGGACATGACCGCCATTACTTTGTGCCAAGAAAATAACATTCCAG TTGTGGTGTTCAATCTTAACAAGCCGGGTAATATCTCAAAAGCAATAAAGGGAGAGCGGGTTGGCACATATATTGGAGGAGCAGGGACTTCAGCACCAGCAAGGACATGA
- the LOC120011926 gene encoding LOW QUALITY PROTEIN: WD repeat-containing protein 44-like (The sequence of the model RefSeq protein was modified relative to this genomic sequence to represent the inferred CDS: inserted 2 bases in 2 codons; deleted 1 base in 1 codon): protein MLSSDEKEGDLFFDSVDCLSADEELGGCELEYSIWVNEPKSVKERRESFLQAMDLVDFVSRSDDIVKFSEVTGLERITGSGGSVTNLSSLSSEEGEESLVCCERGINEANSMVDDDWEKDNLNTVREHEQRQEACNQARENDNVYIGKTKTKRWQKLFAKLKKLRKATFVSELLEATPTSPMEMKFKVFPNKKRRCMELTGVNMSQKIQAHKGFIWTMKFSPDGQYMASGGEDGVVRIWRFASVDASVKSFSAEGGCCNNSKDRKLSFGGNKLSPTPFLLPDKLFHIEESPLQEFHGHSSDVLDLAWSMTNCLLSSSNDKTVRLWQVGYNDCLGVFHHGNYVTCVQFNPVNENYFITGSIDGKIRIWGVPDKRVADWADIRDVISTISYQPDGKGCVVGTIRGTCYFFEASGCDLQRVAELQIAGRKKMSGNKITGIQYSKEKSDRLMIACEDSKICIVDGHDIVCKFKGLPKSGNRLSASFTSNGKHXSPLERTAVFVWNYDNHCSPSSKXNKSVRSCEHFFSKGVAVAVPWHGMENEWTGLDSCSVPYHSQTHNHRDGTPPIRDSYTFSLGYWFSIDGQCRGSATWPEEKLCPWDVTIAEDECYQQLFEDQ from the exons TTGATTTTGTTTCTAGGAGTGATGACATTGTTAAGTTTTCAGAGGTTACGGGGTTGGAAAGGATTACAGGGTCTGGTGGTTCTGTTACAAATTTGTCTTCATTGTCCTCTGAAGAGGGAGAGGAAAGTTTGGTCTGTTGTGAAAGGGGTATAAATGAAGCGAATTCTATGGTCGATGATGACTGGGAGAAGGACAACTTGAACACGGTCCGAGAACATGAACAAAGACAAGAAGCTTGTAATCAAGCCAGAGAAAATGACAATGTTTATATTGGCAAAACGAAAACGAAGCGTTGGCAGAAACTCTTTGCAAAGTTGAAGAAATTAAGGAAGGCCACATTTGTATCTGAGCTATTAGAAGCTACACCTACATCACCCATGGAAATGAAATTTAAGGTATTCCCAAACAAGAAGAGGAGATGCATGGAGTTGACAGGAGTTAATATGAGCCAAAAAATTCAAGCTCACAAGGGCTTCATTTGGACAATGAAGTTTAGCCCGGATGGCCAGTACATGGCTAGTGGGGGTGAAGATGGGGTTGTACGCATTTGGCGTTTTGCATCAGTTGATGCTTCTGTCAAATCTTTTTCAGCTGAAGGTGGATGTTGTAACAATTCAAAGGATAGAAAGTTGAGTTTTGGTGGAAATAAGTTGAGTCCAACACCGTTTCTCCTTCCTGATAAGCTTTTCCACATTGAAGAGTCACCACTGCAAGAGTTTCATGGCCATTCCAGTGATGTTTTGGACTTGGCATGGTCCATGACAAAT TGTCTTCTATCTTCATCCAACGATAAAACAGTGCGTCTGTGGCAAGTAGGCTACAATGATTGTCTGGGAGTTTTCCACCATGGCAATTATG TAACATGCGTTCAATTCAATCCCGTCAATGAAAATTACTTCATCACTGGCTCCATTGATGGAAAAATTCGAATTTGGGGAGTTCCTGATAAGCGAGTGGCTGATTGGGCTGATATACGAGATGTAATATCTACTATAAGTTACCAGCCGGATGGCAAA GGGTGTGTTGTTGGTACCATTCGAGGCACTTGCTACTTTTTTGAAGCATCAG GCTGTGATCTACAACGAGTAGCAGAGTTACAAATTGCAGGCAGAAAGAAAATGTCTGGCAATAAGATTACTGGAATTCAG TACTCCAAGGAAAAGTCTGACAGATTAATGATTGCTTGCGAAGATTCCAAAATTTGTATCGTTGATGGACATGATATCGTTTGTAAATTCAAAG GTCTTCCAAAGTCGGGAAATCGGTTGTCTGCTTCATTTACTTCAAATGGTAAAC GGTCTCCGTTGGAAAGGACAGCCGTGTTTGTGTGGAACTACGACAACCATTGTTCCCCATCATCTA CGAACAAATCTGTGCGCTCCTGTGAGCATTTCTTCTCCAAAGGCGTTGCCGTTGCAGTTCCCTGGCATGGTATGGAAAATGAATGGACTGGCTTAGATAGCTGTAGTGTTCCGTACCACTCGCAAACACATAACCACCGAGATGGCACTCCCCCGATCAGAGATTCATATACATTCTCCCTTGGATATTGGTTCTCCATTGACGGC CAGTGCAGAGGATCTGCAACATGGCCTGAGGAGAAACTTTGTCCTTGGGATGTTACAATTGCAGAAGATGAATGTTATCAGCAGCTCTTTGAGGACCAGTAA